Proteins encoded in a region of the Paenibacillus wynnii genome:
- a CDS encoding DUF2642 domain-containing protein, whose amino-acid sequence MVPSSVMPQMSMGMNQPMHPMPNMQQPIQVVVIEPYVYAAVRSLIGKRAVLDTVRGSVSGMVVDAKPDHVVIKERDSTFFVRLCEVVWIMPDTGKY is encoded by the coding sequence ATGGTTCCATCATCTGTAATGCCTCAAATGTCGATGGGCATGAACCAGCCGATGCACCCGATGCCGAATATGCAACAGCCGATTCAGGTCGTCGTCATCGAGCCTTACGTATACGCAGCCGTACGCAGTCTGATCGGAAAAAGAGCGGTTCTCGATACGGTTCGGGGATCAGTGAGCGGTATGGTGGTTGACGCAAAGCCGGATCATGTCGTGATTAAAGAAAGGGATTCTACCTTCTTCGTTCGCTTGTGCGAGGTTGTCTGGATCATGCCGGATACCGGTAAATATTGA
- a CDS encoding S-layer homology domain-containing protein, whose product MAETPAPTATPKSFYNEKVNIDVIKALVEKANSAPEVVFKDVPKDSPTAKTIELAARLGIVKGHADGSFKPNQSISRAEIVYMLSKVMNTSSASNPTKFNDIAGSWAEDAIHRLSDNGIINGAGDGSFNPNAKATRSESLLMILRLLNVSLGHSLDID is encoded by the coding sequence TTGGCGGAAACACCAGCACCTACAGCAACGCCTAAATCATTCTACAATGAAAAGGTTAATATTGATGTAATCAAAGCTCTAGTGGAAAAAGCAAACTCTGCACCTGAAGTAGTATTCAAGGATGTACCTAAAGATTCCCCAACAGCTAAAACAATCGAATTAGCGGCTAGACTTGGGATCGTTAAGGGGCATGCAGATGGGTCATTCAAACCGAATCAAAGTATCTCTAGAGCGGAAATAGTGTATATGCTTTCAAAAGTAATGAACACATCATCAGCTTCAAATCCAACTAAGTTCAATGATATTGCGGGTAGTTGGGCAGAAGATGCAATTCATAGATTATCGGATAATGGTATTATAAATGGTGCAGGTGACGGTTCATTTAATCCTAACGCTAAGGCTACTAGATCAGAGTCGTTACTCATGATCCTGCGCTTGCTGAATGTTAGTCTTGGTCATTCACTTGACATAGATTAG
- a CDS encoding type 1 glutamine amidotransferase family protein, with amino-acid sequence MNNTVYLYVFDTMSDWEIGYLTAELNSGRYYKKGLAPSKIVTVGIEKTPVTTMGGLKILPDIKLDECSIESTDLLILPGGDTWTETIHQPILKIAQRCLKEGILVAAICGATMALAQTGLLNSRWHTSNDLEYLKMICPTYTGEKYYKMESAVTDGKLITASGIAPLEFSVHVLRALGVFSSKTIDAWYSLNKSHESKYFYELMNSIQ; translated from the coding sequence ATGAATAATACGGTATATCTTTATGTGTTTGACACAATGTCAGACTGGGAAATAGGTTACTTAACTGCCGAACTGAACTCGGGAAGATATTATAAAAAAGGGCTGGCCCCATCAAAAATAGTTACCGTGGGAATTGAAAAAACTCCTGTGACTACAATGGGCGGATTGAAAATACTGCCTGACATCAAACTGGATGAGTGCAGCATTGAAAGCACAGATCTATTGATTTTACCCGGTGGAGATACATGGACAGAAACCATTCACCAACCCATCTTAAAAATCGCCCAGAGGTGTTTAAAGGAAGGTATATTAGTTGCAGCGATTTGTGGTGCTACAATGGCACTTGCCCAGACAGGATTGCTGAATTCACGTTGGCATACAAGCAATGATCTGGAATACCTTAAAATGATCTGTCCCACTTACACGGGCGAAAAGTATTACAAAATGGAGTCTGCTGTAACTGATGGAAAACTGATCACTGCATCTGGAATAGCTCCGTTGGAATTTTCTGTTCACGTCTTGAGAGCTCTGGGTGTGTTTTCTTCAAAAACAATAGATGCCTGGTATAGTCTTAATAAGTCTCATGAATCCAAATATTTCTATGAGTTGATGAATTCAATCCAATGA
- a CDS encoding helix-turn-helix transcriptional regulator: MPKNDNMLAILWMLNTGVKLTAKQISEKLEINIRTVYRYIDALCASGVPIISDTGHNGGYSLLNNFIRAPLLFDIEEKKALLHAAVFAKEAGYPLSEALGNATSKLKMYSNQEQESILSRHLAGFEVINRMGDPSVQPVLAELEQAVANEFSVEIDYRTRQDEQPKNRVIDPYGMVYWNNKWYTVAFCHLRNEIRSFRAERILQIKRTQNIFKRSEAFSAREFFMQNLLPDLAGKDGLISLIIGGRSEALDDLCLHWFLGHHLKERTSNQAIFLLEGKSIHTYVPNFLLSYGKSIQVIEPQSLKGKLVAVASELMEYYQL; this comes from the coding sequence ATGCCAAAAAACGATAATATGCTGGCAATTCTTTGGATGCTGAATACGGGTGTGAAATTGACTGCAAAACAAATATCCGAAAAGTTAGAAATAAATATAAGGACAGTTTATCGGTATATTGATGCACTATGTGCCAGTGGAGTGCCTATAATATCCGACACAGGTCATAATGGCGGGTATAGCTTGCTGAATAATTTTATCAGAGCACCTCTGCTATTTGATATTGAGGAAAAAAAGGCACTCCTTCATGCTGCTGTTTTTGCAAAAGAAGCCGGATACCCTTTGAGTGAGGCATTAGGCAATGCAACATCCAAATTGAAAATGTATTCGAATCAGGAGCAGGAAAGTATACTTAGCCGTCATTTAGCCGGATTTGAAGTAATAAACCGTATGGGAGACCCTTCTGTTCAGCCGGTATTGGCGGAATTGGAGCAGGCTGTAGCAAACGAATTCTCTGTAGAAATTGATTATCGCACAAGGCAGGATGAACAACCCAAGAATAGGGTGATAGACCCCTATGGAATGGTTTACTGGAACAATAAATGGTATACTGTTGCATTTTGCCACCTAAGGAATGAGATTCGCAGCTTTCGAGCAGAACGGATTCTACAAATCAAGCGTACTCAAAACATATTTAAGCGTTCCGAAGCATTTTCGGCCCGTGAATTTTTTATGCAAAATCTGTTACCAGATTTAGCGGGCAAGGACGGGTTAATTTCTTTAATTATCGGAGGCAGATCAGAGGCATTGGATGACTTATGCCTGCATTGGTTTTTGGGGCATCATCTGAAAGAGCGGACATCAAATCAAGCAATCTTTTTACTTGAGGGAAAATCAATTCATACATATGTCCCTAATTTTCTCCTATCCTACGGGAAATCCATTCAAGTAATCGAACCACAGAGTTTGAAGGGAAAACTTGTTGCTGTTGCGTCGGAGTTAATGGAATACTATCAACTTTAA
- a CDS encoding tyrosine-type recombinase/integrase, which translates to MLSNSFLRSEFASTFLFHKLTRKVSLPASVLEELRDYYAYRKKERDMLGDAWNGRDQEGREWHFIFCHPDGSPFHHERPYLWFRQFIQKNNMRYIRFHDLRHTSATLLINQGIHANIIFERLGHGNITTTMNIYGNALQSADQAAADTLDSLFSKKAKAQK; encoded by the coding sequence ATGCTTTCCAACTCCTTTTTAAGAAGTGAATTTGCCAGCACGTTCTTATTCCATAAACTAACGCGAAAGGTCTCATTACCAGCTTCAGTACTGGAGGAGCTGCGGGATTATTACGCCTATAGAAAAAAGGAGCGGGACATGTTGGGGGACGCATGGAACGGCCGGGATCAAGAAGGCAGGGAGTGGCATTTCATATTCTGTCATCCGGACGGATCCCCATTCCATCATGAGCGTCCGTATCTATGGTTCCGTCAATTTATCCAGAAGAACAACATGCGATATATCCGCTTCCACGATCTGCGCCATACCTCGGCCACGCTGCTCATTAATCAAGGCATTCATGCTAATATCATTTTTGAGCGGCTGGGTCACGGGAATATCACCACAACAATGAATATTTACGGCAATGCGCTCCAGTCTGCTGACCAAGCTGCAGCTGATACGCTGGACTCACTGTTTTCCAAAAAGGCAAAAGCGCAAAAATAA
- the rlmD gene encoding 23S rRNA (uracil(1939)-C(5))-methyltransferase RlmD has protein sequence MTRHRSGRNTSRRDGTAPIAGLPVNKNDEVVLDIIGMTHEGEGVGRVEGFTLFVQGALPGEKVQAKVLKTKKQYGYAKLLKIVKASSDRIGPPCPIYDQCGGCQLQHMDYNAQLAWKRQLVVDNLERIGKLTVAGNDEGGSDGLNDGQDGRPSAGILVRPTLGMDEPWRYRNKAQVPIGVTDGGLVGGFYARGSHRIVDMETCLIQHEHNDAVVAAVKSIGRDLDISAYNEETGRGLLRHVVVKKAFRTGEMMLVLVTNGRDIPHLDAWIGSIREQLPQVASICHNVNTKQTNVIFGDDTRTLWGRDVIYDYIGDVQFAISARSFYQVNPAQTEVLYGKTVEYAGLTGKETVIDAYCGIGTISLFLAQHAEKVYGVEIVREAIEDARANAVLNEMKNVVFEVGASEDVIPKWKEQGITADVIVVDPPRKGCDPRLLETILQMKPERVVYVSCNPSTLARDLRVLEDGGYRTVEVTPVDMFPHTVHIESVALLELK, from the coding sequence ATGACTAGACACCGCAGCGGCCGCAACACCAGTCGCCGGGACGGCACGGCCCCTATCGCCGGACTGCCTGTGAATAAAAATGACGAAGTTGTGCTCGATATCATCGGCATGACACATGAAGGCGAAGGGGTGGGCCGCGTAGAAGGCTTTACCCTATTTGTGCAGGGTGCACTGCCCGGAGAGAAGGTCCAGGCTAAGGTACTCAAGACCAAGAAACAATACGGCTACGCCAAGCTGCTGAAGATCGTTAAGGCCAGCAGCGACCGCATAGGGCCGCCCTGTCCCATCTACGATCAATGCGGCGGCTGCCAGCTGCAGCATATGGACTACAACGCCCAGCTGGCGTGGAAACGGCAGCTGGTGGTGGATAACTTGGAGCGGATTGGGAAGCTGACGGTTGCTGGGAATGATGAGGGTGGAAGTGACGGGCTGAATGATGGGCAAGACGGTAGACCGAGCGCAGGCATTCTTGTTCGCCCTACCCTGGGTATGGACGAGCCTTGGCGTTATCGCAATAAGGCACAGGTGCCTATCGGTGTAACCGATGGCGGCCTCGTTGGCGGCTTTTACGCTCGTGGCAGCCACCGGATCGTAGACATGGAGACCTGTTTGATCCAACATGAACATAATGATGCAGTCGTAGCTGCCGTAAAGAGCATCGGCCGCGATCTCGACATTTCTGCTTATAATGAAGAAACCGGCCGCGGCCTGCTGCGTCATGTCGTAGTGAAAAAAGCCTTCCGCACCGGAGAAATGATGCTGGTGCTGGTGACCAACGGGCGAGACATCCCGCATCTGGACGCCTGGATCGGCAGCATCCGCGAGCAGCTCCCGCAGGTAGCGAGTATATGCCACAACGTCAATACGAAGCAGACTAACGTTATTTTTGGCGATGACACCCGCACACTCTGGGGCAGAGATGTAATCTATGACTACATCGGTGATGTGCAATTCGCGATCTCTGCGCGCTCTTTTTATCAGGTGAATCCTGCCCAAACAGAGGTTCTTTATGGCAAGACTGTGGAGTATGCAGGGCTTACAGGTAAAGAGACGGTAATCGACGCCTATTGCGGCATCGGGACCATTTCGCTATTTCTAGCTCAGCATGCTGAGAAGGTGTACGGGGTGGAGATTGTGCGCGAAGCGATTGAGGATGCCCGTGCGAATGCAGTGCTGAATGAGATGAAGAATGTAGTGTTCGAGGTCGGAGCGTCTGAGGACGTAATTCCTAAGTGGAAAGAGCAGGGGATTACGGCGGATGTGATCGTAGTAGATCCGCCACGTAAGGGCTGCGATCCGAGGTTACTGGAGACCATTTTACAGATGAAGCCGGAGCGGGTTGTGTATGTGTCGTGCAATCCATCTACGCTGGCTAGGGATTTAAGAGTGCTGGAGGATGGTGGGTACAGAACAGTGGAGGTGACTCCGGTGGATATGTTTCCGCATACGGTGCATATCGAATCAGTCGCATTACTGGAGCTTAAATAG